In a single window of the Methanobacterium alcaliphilum genome:
- a CDS encoding chitobiase/beta-hexosaminidase C-terminal domain-containing protein codes for MKKELKLALILTAVIILCSSAGAVSAANIYNITDDSYSNYFDSMGFINDANIIDGDVLDVSGSIKNKNMTIDRPLNLTSSDKTGKIYNGNIAVISSGVNITNLVIVNGNENGIHVLNSDNCSIINNSIRVNENSMSYGIYMTGSNNNRIIGNNITTTGSVVTHGIHMEDSNYNVFNSNNIQTIGFAGDADWSKDGVYTTTGVFLQNSTGNNLTNNVINTDYSAISSTSSYDTITGVHVFYSSDNYLSGNTITTNGNKYAYGLEVSGKFDWNTYDMFYASNNILTNNIIRTTGDYYANGLKIGSPTENTQVSGNNIQASATNLAYGMLLENYYGSLSSNIIGNNVTAISYINYVMELYCASGNNITGNILKGIGNYSIGLASYASKNNVITGNNITVIGDDSAAKISNGDSIPEGNEGIKLYSNSNFNTINNNRILSSTTYAVNATGSKNNTITNNFLYSKLGIKEGNDSVMQGTNDTVKDNYGIIPTANASIRSGLYNGNKVVVLTMNEEGNIYYTLDGTTPTNASKRYTGPISIKSTATLKFIAVDNAGNPSKVYTQTYKIDKTTPKITSSVPKNKASKVSRKSAIYVKFSEKVLKSTNWSKIYLKNKVSGKKVKISKLLSGKTLKITMASKRYGLTQYALYIPANAVKDKVGNKLAKSFVLKFKTGWK; via the coding sequence ATGAAAAAAGAGCTAAAATTAGCTTTAATATTAACAGCTGTGATTATATTATGCTCTTCTGCAGGGGCGGTAAGTGCAGCTAATATATATAACATCACCGATGATTCGTATTCAAATTATTTTGATTCAATGGGATTTATAAATGATGCGAACATTATCGATGGTGACGTTCTGGATGTATCTGGATCAATTAAAAATAAGAACATGACTATTGATCGACCATTAAATCTAACCAGCAGCGATAAAACAGGTAAAATTTACAACGGGAATATTGCAGTAATATCCTCTGGTGTAAATATCACCAACCTGGTTATAGTCAATGGAAACGAGAACGGTATCCATGTATTAAACTCAGACAACTGCAGTATAATCAACAACAGCATCCGGGTAAATGAAAATAGTATGAGCTACGGTATATACATGACTGGATCCAATAACAACCGGATAATTGGAAACAACATCACCACCACTGGTAGTGTAGTGACCCATGGTATACATATGGAAGATTCCAATTACAATGTCTTTAATTCCAATAATATTCAGACTATTGGTTTTGCCGGAGATGCAGACTGGAGTAAAGATGGGGTATATACAACAACAGGTGTATTCTTACAGAATTCCACGGGAAACAACCTAACCAACAACGTGATTAACACAGATTACAGTGCTATTTCCAGTACCAGCAGCTACGATACCATAACAGGGGTCCATGTTTTCTACAGTAGTGATAACTACTTATCTGGCAACACCATCACCACTAATGGTAATAAATATGCCTATGGTTTGGAAGTTTCTGGAAAATTTGATTGGAACACTTACGACATGTTTTATGCTTCAAACAACATTCTAACAAATAATATTATCCGAACTACTGGTGACTATTATGCCAACGGTCTAAAAATTGGTTCTCCTACAGAGAATACTCAAGTCTCTGGAAACAATATCCAGGCTTCAGCGACCAATTTAGCCTATGGAATGTTACTTGAAAATTACTACGGTTCTTTGAGTTCAAACATAATAGGTAACAACGTTACAGCTATATCTTATATCAACTATGTAATGGAGTTGTACTGTGCCAGTGGAAACAATATAACTGGTAACATCTTAAAAGGGATTGGAAATTATAGTATAGGTTTAGCAAGCTACGCATCAAAAAATAATGTAATCACTGGAAACAATATTACGGTTATTGGTGATGATTCAGCAGCTAAAATTTCAAATGGAGATTCAATTCCCGAAGGAAATGAAGGAATAAAATTGTACAGTAATTCCAATTTCAACACCATCAACAACAACCGTATCTTAAGCAGCACTACCTATGCCGTGAATGCAACTGGATCAAAAAACAATACTATTACAAACAACTTCTTATACTCTAAATTAGGTATTAAAGAGGGTAATGATTCAGTAATGCAGGGAACAAATGATACAGTAAAAGATAACTATGGAATAATTCCTACTGCAAATGCTAGTATCAGGAGCGGTTTGTACAATGGAAATAAGGTAGTAGTCTTAACCATGAATGAAGAGGGTAACATATACTACACTTTAGACGGCACTACACCTACCAATGCCAGTAAAAGGTACACTGGCCCAATAAGCATTAAATCCACAGCTACTTTAAAATTCATTGCTGTAGATAATGCAGGTAACCCCTCTAAAGTCTACACTCAGACCTATAAAATAGATAAAACTACACCTAAAATTACCTCATCAGTTCCTAAAAATAAAGCAAGCAAAGTATCTCGAAAATCAGCCATATATGTTAAGTTTTCTGAGAAAGTGTTAAAAAGCACGAATTGGTCAAAAATCTACCTGAAAAATAAGGTATCCGGTAAAAAGGTTAAAATCAGTAAATTACTATCTGGTAAAACCTTAAAAATTACCATGGCTAGTAAAAGGTACGGTTTAACCCAATATGCTTTGTACATCCCAGCTAATGCTGTTAAGGATAAAGTAGGTAATAAACTGGCTAAAAGTTTTGTCTTAAAATTTAAAACAGGATGGAAATAA
- a CDS encoding right-handed parallel beta-helix repeat-containing protein has translation MNKLLKISLLLTAFIICTLPGMVSAASVHNITNDTYSNYFNDSGDINNSAVNDGDVLDLSGTITNKNMNIKKPLNVTSSNKNATLINCTIKIFSAGSGSNITNLTINNSNENGHGIFLYESENNTIQGNDIHVHGVSAFALPVVRSNYNRILENEVRTTATTANRTHSTLVLGESNYNEISRNHVESDGANCIYLSIHSSGEFEGGLSYYNNITDNTVKGTSVSWCYAVAIMGSYNNIHNNTVTNGYIAISVTNPYNNVTGNNLSATNTVLSVTGNSTVISDNTIHVNSSITAISVSGPGCVISNNNITTENGYGLQLTASNTQITGNNFTSNAMEPIYINGGISGCEIAYNTINTNTTGILLKKQSASKYPFNNIITNNIINTASNYTVDAYESVNTTFASNTLTALSGLLSGNDTIKFAPGEGGNGTNTTPPKTIDLTDANFSDYFDLNGEIKTDQINPGDTLKLTGSFYNRTMKINVPVNITGYGALLYNTTITILNGGSKTNITNLSIINDNQKGIIIHSSYNNLIQNNTIVVNQEYESYAVYLYDSSNNKIIENDLTTTGDYVTYGIFLYESYNNVIKFNKVNTTGTSVQLPYLSSIMLNSDIGEVEEIFPTYGILLIYSSSNQVEENEVYLQSGFTTPIIPSLNCKNSMVGIDIYYDSHNNSVNKNNITVTGNNPFSYGFGVLGGVWGTSTTAENNTFSYNNVNVTGSYFATGFIAGLYSINTTLFDNNITATAGNYSYGVTLESSNKSIILRNKITTSAIINYALELYKSDNNNISENIIQSWGNYVYGLAAYHSLNNVISKNKITTQSHGYPTVEIGPHNDAIPMGNAGIFLMANCQNNTLFLNTINTTALYAVNSSSSNNTIVENNSLLSDNGTKIGDLAVLGSSTDTVAYNFLHFLNVTVDEVSTTPESTVNLIARLYSETGNLSNVNVTFYIGNICAGTAQVINGVANLSYKIPSNLLITDYTLQADASGEYFQNNTGENTIYLNKNNLNVSLPSITATQATTIILKAYVSSPGNVSNVEVKFYVDGKLVGSAKPVSGVASCTYAIPSTMSLGSHSIRVVASGTSFILSSKTSTINVKAKVVPKKADLYISKVKRSGNKYYVTIKNKGNTASGTCYLKLWYSSKKYKVVKVSGIGTGKYRTVKVNFYKYSTHKKKYKYAKINYNRKIIESNYSNNQVKFKK, from the coding sequence ATGAATAAATTATTAAAAATCAGCCTCCTTTTAACTGCATTTATTATCTGCACCTTGCCGGGTATGGTTTCTGCGGCCAGTGTACATAACATCACCAACGACACTTATTCGAATTACTTCAATGATTCTGGTGATATAAATAACTCAGCAGTTAATGACGGGGACGTGCTGGATTTATCGGGCACTATTACCAATAAAAATATGAATATAAAGAAACCTTTGAATGTTACAAGTTCTAATAAAAATGCAACACTCATAAACTGCACCATCAAGATTTTTAGTGCGGGGTCTGGTTCCAATATAACCAATTTAACTATAAACAATAGTAATGAAAACGGACACGGGATATTCCTCTATGAAAGTGAGAACAATACTATTCAGGGTAATGATATCCATGTGCATGGTGTATCCGCATTCGCTCTTCCTGTGGTAAGATCCAACTACAACCGAATCCTTGAAAATGAAGTTAGAACTACGGCAACCACAGCGAATAGGACTCATTCTACTCTTGTTTTAGGGGAATCAAATTACAATGAAATCTCCCGCAATCATGTGGAATCCGATGGGGCTAATTGTATTTACCTTTCAATTCATAGTTCTGGTGAATTTGAGGGAGGACTTTCATATTACAATAACATAACTGACAACACTGTCAAAGGGACAAGTGTTTCATGGTGTTATGCAGTAGCAATAATGGGCTCTTACAACAACATCCACAATAACACAGTAACTAATGGATATATTGCAATTTCGGTAACTAACCCCTACAATAATGTCACTGGGAACAATTTAAGTGCAACCAACACGGTATTATCTGTCACAGGTAACAGCACAGTAATATCAGACAACACCATTCACGTAAATTCATCAATAACTGCTATATCTGTGAGTGGTCCGGGTTGTGTAATATCTAATAACAACATCACCACCGAAAATGGTTACGGACTCCAGTTAACTGCTTCCAACACTCAGATAACCGGAAACAACTTCACCAGCAATGCCATGGAACCAATATATATTAATGGGGGAATAAGTGGGTGTGAAATAGCATATAACACCATAAACACCAATACCACAGGAATACTCTTAAAAAAACAGTCTGCTTCAAAATACCCATTTAACAATATTATAACCAACAACATCATAAACACTGCATCAAACTACACCGTAGATGCATATGAATCAGTAAATACCACTTTTGCTTCAAATACTTTAACTGCACTCAGTGGCCTTTTATCTGGAAATGACACTATAAAATTCGCACCAGGTGAAGGAGGAAACGGAACCAATACTACACCACCTAAAACAATAGACTTAACCGATGCCAATTTCAGTGATTACTTTGACTTAAATGGTGAGATTAAAACCGATCAAATCAATCCAGGAGATACATTAAAGCTCACAGGCAGTTTCTATAATAGAACCATGAAAATCAACGTCCCGGTGAATATAACTGGGTACGGTGCCTTATTATACAACACCACCATTACCATATTAAATGGAGGATCAAAAACAAACATAACTAATTTGAGCATCATAAACGATAATCAGAAGGGTATAATAATACACAGCTCTTATAACAACCTTATTCAAAACAATACCATTGTTGTAAACCAGGAATATGAAAGCTATGCCGTTTACCTCTATGATTCATCAAACAATAAGATAATTGAAAATGATTTAACCACAACTGGAGATTACGTCACATACGGTATTTTCTTATATGAATCATATAATAATGTGATTAAATTCAATAAGGTCAATACCACGGGAACCAGTGTTCAACTACCATATTTATCATCTATTATGCTGAACTCAGATATCGGTGAAGTTGAAGAGATATTCCCAACCTACGGTATACTTTTAATCTATTCCTCTTCTAATCAAGTAGAAGAAAATGAGGTATACTTACAATCTGGATTCACTACACCAATAATTCCATCTCTTAACTGTAAAAACAGTATGGTAGGTATCGATATCTACTACGACAGCCACAACAATTCAGTAAACAAAAATAACATCACAGTAACAGGTAACAACCCATTTTCCTATGGATTCGGTGTATTAGGTGGTGTGTGGGGAACATCCACCACGGCAGAAAACAACACATTCTCCTACAATAATGTCAATGTCACAGGGTCTTACTTTGCAACAGGGTTCATTGCAGGTCTATACAGTATCAACACCACTTTGTTTGATAATAATATCACTGCAACGGCCGGTAATTACTCATATGGGGTTACTCTTGAATCATCAAACAAAAGCATAATCCTCCGCAATAAAATAACTACTTCGGCTATCATTAACTATGCTTTAGAACTCTATAAGTCAGACAATAACAATATTAGTGAAAATATCATCCAATCATGGGGTAATTATGTCTATGGATTAGCTGCTTACCACTCCTTAAATAATGTGATAAGTAAAAACAAGATTACAACCCAATCCCATGGCTACCCTACTGTTGAAATAGGACCCCACAATGATGCCATCCCTATGGGAAATGCAGGGATATTTTTAATGGCCAACTGCCAGAACAATACCCTTTTCTTAAACACCATAAACACCACAGCCCTATATGCAGTAAACTCTTCTTCATCTAACAACACGATAGTTGAGAACAATTCACTGCTGTCAGACAATGGAACTAAAATAGGAGACTTAGCGGTTTTAGGAAGTTCAACTGATACTGTGGCCTACAACTTCTTGCATTTCTTGAATGTGACTGTGGATGAAGTTTCAACTACACCTGAAAGTACGGTGAATTTAATTGCTAGATTATACAGTGAAACAGGAAACCTCTCCAATGTCAATGTGACATTTTATATAGGTAACATCTGTGCTGGCACTGCCCAGGTGATAAATGGAGTGGCTAATTTAAGCTATAAAATACCATCAAATCTTTTAATTACAGATTACACCTTACAAGCCGATGCCAGTGGTGAGTATTTCCAGAACAATACCGGCGAAAACACTATCTATTTAAATAAAAATAATTTGAATGTGTCTTTACCGTCTATTACTGCAACTCAGGCAACTACAATAATTTTAAAGGCGTATGTTTCTTCACCAGGAAATGTTTCCAATGTTGAGGTGAAATTTTATGTTGATGGTAAATTAGTTGGAAGCGCCAAACCAGTCAGTGGTGTGGCCTCATGTACTTACGCTATACCCTCAACCATGAGTTTGGGAAGTCACAGCATCAGGGTTGTGGCCAGTGGAACCAGCTTTATCTTATCTTCAAAGACTAGTACTATTAATGTGAAGGCTAAAGTAGTACCTAAAAAAGCAGACCTCTATATAAGTAAAGTTAAAAGATCTGGCAATAAGTACTATGTTACCATTAAAAATAAAGGCAATACTGCCTCTGGAACATGTTACTTGAAATTATGGTACAGTTCTAAAAAGTACAAAGTGGTTAAGGTATCTGGTATTGGAACTGGTAAATACAGGACAGTAAAAGTCAATTTCTACAAGTATTCCACCCACAAGAAGAAGTACAAATACGCTAAAATCAATTACAACCGGAAAATCATTGAATCCAACTACAGCAATAACCAGGTGAAGTTTAAAAAATAA
- a CDS encoding tetratricopeptide repeat protein, translating into MGLFDRFHEESLYKQAYGLFNDGKYSEALDICDHIIEIDSSLDAVWNLKGYIYLENREFNDSIEYFKKALEFNDNNAKAFLNMGQAHLELKNYSDALDCFDNVLKIDSKNVKAWYNKGLTLQIIGKYDESIEAYDMVLKWDKENVEALINKSDILGNLKKYPEQLKCLEKSLKMDPENIAALINKGSVLRKLQKTDEALNCYDKVLEINPENSDAWNNKGNLYLRIGDCEKALKCFNTALEINSDSIITWFNRGLVFRNLKNFNEEIKSYEMALKLDQNYFNAWFNKGIAWVSIEDYEKGLECLENASKIEPQNPKVFYIKGLTFQLINKNVKAMECLDKSLELDPTNLNVQKAKKRLLAKME; encoded by the coding sequence ATGGGTTTATTTGATAGGTTTCATGAAGAATCTTTATATAAGCAAGCATATGGTCTGTTTAATGATGGGAAATATTCTGAAGCTTTAGACATTTGTGATCATATCATTGAAATTGATTCAAGTCTTGATGCAGTTTGGAATTTAAAGGGATATATTTATTTGGAAAATAGGGAATTTAATGATTCCATAGAATATTTTAAAAAGGCTTTAGAGTTTAATGACAACAATGCGAAAGCTTTTTTAAATATGGGCCAAGCTCACCTCGAATTAAAAAATTATTCTGATGCTTTAGATTGTTTTGATAATGTGTTAAAGATAGACTCAAAAAATGTTAAAGCTTGGTATAATAAAGGTTTAACTCTCCAAATAATAGGAAAATATGATGAATCAATTGAAGCTTACGATATGGTTTTAAAATGGGATAAAGAAAACGTTGAAGCCCTAATTAATAAAAGTGATATACTTGGGAATCTAAAAAAATATCCTGAACAATTAAAATGTTTAGAAAAATCTCTAAAAATGGATCCCGAAAACATTGCAGCTTTAATAAACAAGGGTTCGGTTTTGAGAAAACTTCAAAAAACAGATGAAGCTTTAAATTGTTATGATAAAGTTTTAGAAATTAATCCTGAAAATTCTGATGCATGGAATAATAAAGGAAATCTTTATTTGAGAATAGGTGACTGTGAAAAAGCTTTAAAGTGTTTTAATACTGCTTTAGAAATTAATTCAGATTCAATTATAACTTGGTTTAATCGAGGCCTTGTTTTTAGAAATTTAAAAAATTTTAATGAAGAAATAAAATCTTATGAAATGGCTTTAAAATTAGATCAAAATTATTTTAATGCCTGGTTTAATAAAGGCATTGCATGGGTAAGTATTGAAGATTATGAAAAAGGTTTGGAGTGTTTAGAGAACGCTTCAAAAATTGAACCTCAAAATCCAAAAGTATTCTATATCAAAGGTCTTACATTTCAATTAATCAATAAAAACGTAAAAGCCATGGAATGCTTGGATAAATCTTTAGAACTAGATCCAACTAATTTAAATGTTCAAAAAGCAAAAAAAAGATTATTGGCAAAAATGGAATAA